One segment of Acidianus sp. HS-5 DNA contains the following:
- a CDS encoding putative RNA uridine N3 methyltransferase has translation MFPYKRRNELNIAFFSSIFSIEKNLTEKTLKASLLFRFFIEFRVTNVYIICPNSSNKEFELLKELSDYALTPPYLKKYIPISHNLKKVGLLSPMNLPFHIVHKLPIEGEIRIGKNNDFGLPQKIRTRHKSIIIVDSVKDSFIQYPLIYYNGFEIHKTNIEDILTKDNLIIGSRNGKDPLKYKDEIVSMYEEKGLTVLIGPPEGMLIKKLGENFLKKSYNFIIKQGVSDVRAEEAIISSLSLLNAILE, from the coding sequence ATGTTTCCTTATAAAAGAAGAAACGAACTTAATATTGCGTTTTTTTCCTCGATATTTTCAATAGAAAAAAACCTTACAGAAAAAACTCTCAAAGCTTCTCTTCTATTTAGATTTTTTATAGAATTTAGAGTAACAAATGTTTATATAATATGCCCCAATTCTTCAAATAAGGAATTTGAATTATTAAAAGAGCTTTCTGATTACGCGTTAACTCCCCCTTATTTGAAGAAATATATTCCTATAAGCCATAACTTGAAGAAAGTTGGCTTATTATCACCAATGAACTTGCCATTTCATATAGTGCATAAGTTACCTATTGAGGGCGAGATACGCATAGGTAAAAATAATGACTTTGGTTTACCACAAAAAATTAGGACAAGGCATAAATCCATTATAATTGTTGACTCTGTAAAAGATTCATTTATTCAATATCCATTAATATATTACAATGGTTTCGAAATTCATAAAACGAATATTGAAGATATACTTACTAAAGATAATCTCATAATAGGTAGTAGAAATGGTAAAGATCCATTAAAATATAAGGACGAAATAGTTTCTATGTATGAGGAAAAAGGTTTAACGGTACTTATAGGACCACCAGAAGGTATGTTAATAAAAAAATTAGGAGAAAATTTTTTGAAAAAGTCTTATAATTTTATAATAAAACAGGGCGTATCAGACGTTAGAGCAGAAGAGGCAATAATTTCATCATTAAGCTTACTTAATGCAATCTTGGAATAG
- a CDS encoding 50S ribosomal protein L3, producing the protein MGHRKLASPRRGSSGVRPRKRAEELLPTPRSWPNVNSSNPILLGFIGYKVGMTYVYYINDIKGSSEYGKEVFTPVTVIETPPVVPIALRAYVLGSKGEPEVLTDYWSSEIPQEITRKIKSLKINKDKLNGFLDKIKSNLNNILYLRALVATQPKLVPALGKKKPEIVEMQIGGGDTSAQLNYLLNVLGKPINVTDIFKEGQLVDIIGVTKGKGFQGVIKRYSVMELPKWHKHRKGSRKVGTKGPSMSTPSYVPQPGQLGFHRRTEYNKRILKISMNPQDINPAGGFVKYGLVKNSYILIQGSTIGVRKRPLFLRYPIRPYEVPTEAPKITYIDLSSKQG; encoded by the coding sequence TTGGGTCATCGAAAATTAGCGTCACCAAGAAGAGGTTCATCAGGTGTTAGACCTAGGAAGAGAGCCGAGGAATTACTTCCTACTCCTAGGTCTTGGCCTAATGTAAATTCTTCTAATCCTATACTTCTTGGGTTTATAGGATATAAAGTAGGCATGACTTATGTTTATTATATTAATGATATTAAAGGATCTTCAGAGTACGGAAAAGAAGTATTTACTCCAGTCACTGTTATAGAAACACCACCAGTAGTTCCAATAGCATTAAGAGCGTATGTTCTTGGAAGCAAAGGAGAACCGGAAGTACTCACGGACTATTGGAGTTCAGAGATTCCTCAAGAAATAACAAGGAAGATAAAATCGTTAAAAATAAATAAAGATAAATTAAATGGATTTTTAGATAAAATAAAGTCTAACCTTAATAATATCCTATATTTAAGGGCATTAGTCGCTACGCAGCCGAAATTAGTTCCGGCATTAGGAAAGAAAAAACCTGAGATTGTAGAGATGCAAATTGGTGGAGGAGACACTTCTGCTCAGTTAAACTACTTACTTAATGTATTAGGTAAGCCAATAAACGTTACTGATATATTTAAAGAAGGACAACTAGTGGATATAATAGGGGTTACGAAAGGTAAAGGATTCCAAGGGGTTATAAAGAGATATAGTGTTATGGAGTTACCTAAGTGGCATAAGCATAGGAAAGGTAGCAGAAAAGTAGGTACTAAAGGTCCCTCTATGAGTACTCCAAGCTATGTACCACAACCGGGTCAATTAGGTTTCCATAGGAGAACGGAATATAATAAGAGAATATTAAAAATTTCAATGAACCCACAAGATATTAACCCGGCAGGCGGATTTGTAAAATATGGATTAGTAAAGAACTCTTACATATTGATTCAAGGTTCAACTATAGGGGTAAGGAAAAGGCCTTTATTCTTAAGATATCCTATAAGGCCTTATGAAGTTCCAACTGAAGCTCCTAAAATTACGTATATAGATTTAAGTAGCAAACAAGGGTGA
- the rpl4p gene encoding 50S ribosomal protein L4 — protein sequence MYIQLQQKKADVIDLEGKKSKEIDLPLIFSYPVRKDIINRAFRSSFTKSLQPKGRDPMAGKRTTAKSFGINLGLARVPRIKGSGEAALAPNTVGGRLVFPPSPMERIVEDINKREMRLAIISAISATTFKDLVKNRGHKIPENLSLPIIVSDDLEKISKSKDIIEFIKKLGLEDELERCKVKKIRSGKGKMRGRRYKTPKGPLFVIKDGKSAVISAIRNIQGFDVITAKELSVIHLAPGGHPGRLTIFTEGALQALNDRFGGEVK from the coding sequence ATGTATATCCAACTTCAACAGAAAAAAGCAGATGTAATTGATTTAGAAGGTAAGAAATCAAAAGAAATTGATTTACCGTTAATCTTTAGTTATCCCGTAAGGAAAGATATAATCAATAGAGCATTTAGATCATCATTTACTAAATCATTGCAGCCTAAAGGAAGAGACCCAATGGCAGGTAAGAGGACTACTGCAAAAAGCTTTGGAATTAACTTAGGACTAGCTAGAGTTCCAAGAATTAAGGGAAGCGGCGAAGCGGCTTTAGCTCCTAATACAGTAGGAGGTAGATTAGTTTTTCCACCCTCTCCCATGGAGAGGATAGTTGAAGATATCAATAAAAGGGAAATGAGGCTTGCAATAATTAGTGCTATTTCTGCTACAACATTTAAAGATTTAGTTAAAAACAGAGGTCATAAAATACCAGAAAATCTCTCCTTGCCTATTATTGTTAGTGATGATCTAGAAAAGATATCGAAGTCTAAGGACATAATAGAGTTTATTAAAAAACTAGGATTAGAAGATGAATTAGAAAGATGTAAGGTAAAAAAAATTAGGTCTGGAAAAGGTAAAATGAGAGGTAGAAGATATAAGACGCCTAAAGGTCCACTTTTTGTAATAAAAGATGGGAAATCGGCAGTTATTAGTGCTATAAGAAATATTCAAGGTTTTGATGTAATAACTGCTAAAGAACTTAGTGTTATTCATTTAGCTCCAGGAGGGCATCCAGGTAGACTTACTATATTTACTGAAGGTGCTCTTCAAGCTCTAAATGATAGATTTGGAGGCGAAGTTAAATGA
- a CDS encoding 50S ribosomal protein L23 has translation MKIKEVLATEKATKLIDSENTIVIIVDKNATKSEIKSDIEKALNVKVVKVNILITPTGDKKAYVRLSPEYKASDVAQKLGLL, from the coding sequence ATGAAGATTAAAGAAGTTTTAGCTACAGAAAAAGCAACTAAATTAATAGATTCAGAAAATACCATAGTTATAATTGTAGATAAAAATGCTACAAAATCGGAAATAAAGTCAGACATAGAGAAGGCGTTGAATGTAAAAGTAGTTAAAGTTAATATATTAATTACGCCTACTGGAGATAAGAAAGCATATGTTAGACTTAGTCCAGAATATAAAGCATCAGATGTTGCGCAAAAATTAGGGTTATTATGA
- a CDS encoding 50S ribosomal protein L2 — MGKSLLQQRAGRGNINFRNPGWLRVGKVRYPKIEGNHVGKVMDILHNPGMLAPVAKVKLDTGDVFYMQAVQGMTIGQKIEIGGNVNPATGNIVDTGSLPEGAIVCNVEEHRGDGGRYARSAGSYATVIGKSGDKVLIRLPSGKIKEVLSNARATVGVVAGGGVYDKPVLKAGNVYWKYKVKATKWPIVKGVAMNAVDHPHGGGLHTSVSRPSTVSRNAPPGRKVGHIAARRTGRRERK; from the coding sequence TTGGGTAAGAGTTTACTTCAACAAAGAGCTGGAAGAGGTAATATAAACTTTAGGAATCCTGGATGGCTAAGAGTAGGTAAAGTTAGATATCCTAAGATAGAAGGCAATCATGTAGGTAAAGTAATGGATATTCTTCATAATCCTGGTATGTTGGCTCCAGTAGCTAAGGTGAAATTGGATACTGGCGATGTTTTTTATATGCAGGCAGTACAAGGGATGACCATAGGGCAGAAAATAGAAATAGGGGGTAACGTAAATCCGGCTACTGGAAATATAGTAGATACAGGTAGTTTGCCGGAGGGTGCAATAGTTTGTAATGTAGAAGAGCATAGAGGAGATGGAGGAAGATATGCTAGATCTGCAGGCTCTTATGCTACTGTAATAGGTAAAAGCGGAGATAAGGTTCTTATTAGATTACCGTCTGGGAAAATAAAAGAAGTCTTGAGTAATGCTAGAGCTACGGTAGGAGTAGTTGCAGGTGGAGGAGTATATGATAAACCAGTTCTAAAAGCTGGAAACGTTTACTGGAAATATAAGGTGAAAGCAACTAAATGGCCCATAGTTAAAGGAGTTGCAATGAATGCAGTAGATCATCCACATGGTGGAGGTCTTCACACTAGTGTAAGCAGACCTAGCACTGTTTCAAGGAACGCACCTCCAGGAAGAAAAGTCGGGCATATAGCAGCAAGAAGGACTGGAAGGAGGGAGAGGAAGTGA
- a CDS encoding 30S ribosomal protein S19, with protein MSEFPAEWQKFKYRGKSLNDLINMPMDEFVKLLPSRQRRSLTRGFTPQQRRLLEEIRKMKREGKSTKTIKTHVRNLVILPEMVGLKFGIYNGKEFVEFQVAPEMIGHYLGEFAITTKKVEHGEPGLKATRSSLFLAMKG; from the coding sequence ATGTCAGAATTTCCGGCTGAATGGCAAAAGTTCAAATATAGGGGCAAAAGTCTGAATGACTTAATCAATATGCCTATGGATGAGTTTGTTAAACTATTGCCTTCTAGGCAAAGGAGGTCGCTTACTAGAGGGTTTACTCCCCAACAGAGAAGATTACTTGAGGAAATCAGGAAAATGAAGAGAGAAGGTAAATCAACTAAGACCATAAAGACTCATGTTAGGAATCTAGTTATTCTTCCAGAGATGGTAGGCTTAAAGTTTGGTATATATAATGGAAAAGAGTTTGTTGAGTTCCAAGTTGCTCCAGAGATGATAGGACATTATCTAGGAGAATTTGCAATAACCACAAAGAAGGTAGAACATGGTGAACCAGGATTGAAGGCAACAAGATCTAGTCTATTCCTTGCAATGAAGGGATGA
- a CDS encoding 50S ribosomal protein L22, producing the protein MANWTYPQLSIDDSKLGKAVVKDAPVSTRDLYNVCKAIRGMKVKEARDFLDRVLKHQESLPFWRYSHGSSHRSNISSKWRIKNGRYPVKAIKYVLRALDNAEANAVSKGLDPDSLKVIHIAAHKSLTLKRFMPRAFGRATAKYRRTSHIEVIVGEA; encoded by the coding sequence ATGGCTAACTGGACTTATCCTCAATTATCTATAGACGACAGTAAGTTAGGGAAGGCTGTAGTTAAGGATGCACCAGTATCCACAAGAGATTTATATAATGTATGTAAGGCAATTAGAGGTATGAAAGTTAAAGAAGCTAGAGACTTTTTAGATAGGGTATTAAAACATCAAGAATCCTTACCGTTTTGGAGATATTCTCATGGTTCATCTCATAGATCCAATATTTCATCTAAATGGAGAATTAAGAATGGTAGATATCCAGTTAAAGCGATAAAGTATGTATTAAGAGCATTAGACAATGCTGAAGCTAATGCAGTTTCTAAAGGATTAGACCCGGATAGTTTAAAAGTAATACACATAGCAGCGCATAAGTCTTTGACTTTAAAAAGGTTCATGCCTAGGGCTTTCGGCAGGGCTACGGCAAAGTATAGAAGAACTTCACATATTGAGGTTATAGTAGGTGAGGCATGA
- a CDS encoding 30S ribosomal protein S3 gives MVNIKQYFLQKSMTKVMLDEYLAKQFYNAEYAGVDIIKTPMGTRIIIYAGRPAMIIGKGGKTIKQLAQVFEKFFSLENPQITVTNVDNPELNARVMAFRLAVALEKGYHFRRAAFITIRRIMNAGALGAEVVVSGKITSERAKYEKLKEGTVYKTGNSLETMVDRAIAIATLKPGIYGVEIVIAKPLRPIDKISFKETPASSEGEVTVTNVKIIDENAGGAQNAAGS, from the coding sequence ATGGTAAATATAAAACAATACTTTTTGCAAAAATCAATGACTAAAGTAATGCTTGATGAATATTTGGCTAAGCAGTTCTATAATGCGGAATATGCTGGAGTTGATATAATTAAGACTCCCATGGGAACTAGAATTATTATATACGCTGGCAGACCAGCAATGATAATAGGTAAAGGCGGAAAGACTATAAAACAGTTAGCTCAAGTTTTTGAGAAATTCTTTAGTTTAGAAAATCCGCAGATAACAGTAACTAATGTTGATAATCCAGAATTAAACGCTAGAGTTATGGCTTTCAGGCTTGCAGTGGCCTTAGAGAAGGGTTACCACTTTAGGAGAGCCGCATTTATAACCATCAGGAGGATAATGAACGCTGGAGCGTTAGGTGCAGAAGTTGTTGTTAGTGGTAAGATCACATCCGAGAGAGCTAAATATGAAAAATTAAAAGAAGGTACAGTGTATAAGACTGGAAATAGTCTAGAGACAATGGTTGATAGAGCTATAGCGATAGCTACATTAAAACCAGGTATCTATGGTGTGGAAATAGTCATTGCAAAGCCGCTAAGACCTATAGATAAGATTTCATTTAAGGAGACTCCGGCTTCATCAGAAGGCGAAGTTACTGTAACAAATGTTAAAATAATAGATGAGAATGCAGGAGGTGCTCAGAATGCCGCTGGATCCTGA
- the rpmC gene encoding 50S ribosomal protein L29 — protein MPLDPEELRKMDIKDLYKKLEEYNADLLKHRAESRMGTLKNTSAIRNVRKDIARILTIISEKKRNSKQNEKTS, from the coding sequence ATGCCGCTGGATCCTGAGGAATTAAGGAAGATGGATATAAAAGACTTATATAAAAAATTAGAAGAGTATAATGCTGATCTGTTAAAACATAGAGCTGAGAGTAGAATGGGTACTTTAAAGAATACGTCTGCAATAAGGAATGTTAGAAAGGATATAGCAAGGATTTTAACTATAATTTCTGAGAAAAAGAGAAATAGTAAGCAGAATGAGAAAACTTCTTGA
- a CDS encoding ribonuclease P protein subunit, whose product MRKLLDVIGLRVKVLSHSNPFFIGLSGIIVFESSKFLYIKNSKGKIIMVHKANGIFEIDFKGSHQIMHGYKLMGNIVKRLKKRWMV is encoded by the coding sequence ATGAGAAAACTTCTTGATGTTATAGGTTTAAGAGTAAAGGTTTTGTCTCATTCTAATCCTTTTTTTATAGGGCTTTCTGGGATTATCGTTTTTGAATCGTCTAAGTTCTTGTACATTAAGAACTCTAAAGGTAAGATTATAATGGTGCATAAAGCAAATGGAATATTTGAGATAGATTTTAAAGGAAGTCATCAGATTATGCATGGTTATAAATTAATGGGTAATATTGTTAAGAGGTTAAAGAAGAGGTGGATGGTATGA
- a CDS encoding 30S ribosomal protein S17, translating to MSQTKNVGIVGVKAPEKTCDDKNCPFHGDLKVRGMIFEGKLIKYRANKSGVFERVYLYYNSKFKRYERRRSRIRVHIPPCLDVKEGDNVIIGECRPIAKSVSFVVLGKVSS from the coding sequence ATGAGCCAGACTAAAAATGTTGGTATAGTCGGAGTTAAAGCTCCAGAAAAAACATGTGATGATAAAAACTGCCCATTTCACGGAGACCTGAAAGTAAGAGGTATGATATTTGAAGGTAAGTTAATTAAATATAGGGCAAATAAAAGCGGTGTTTTTGAAAGAGTTTACTTGTACTATAATAGTAAATTTAAGAGATATGAAAGAAGGAGGAGTAGAATAAGAGTTCATATTCCACCATGTTTGGATGTAAAGGAAGGAGATAATGTTATAATTGGGGAATGCAGACCAATAGCTAAGTCTGTATCATTTGTAGTATTAGGTAAGGTGAGTAGCTAA
- a CDS encoding 50S ribosomal protein L14, with protein MSEKLQVLGSRKALTPGLQLSSVVNVADNSGAKEAMVIGVFGYRGVLRRVPFANIADLIVVSVKKGTPEVRKQKFRAVIVRQKMPFRRPDGTWISFEDNAVVIVNPDGTPKGTEIRGPIAREAAERWPKVASLATMVV; from the coding sequence ATGTCAGAAAAACTACAAGTTTTAGGTTCAAGAAAAGCATTAACTCCAGGTTTACAACTTAGTTCTGTTGTTAACGTGGCTGATAATAGTGGAGCAAAAGAGGCAATGGTAATAGGAGTTTTTGGATATAGAGGAGTTTTAAGAAGGGTGCCTTTTGCTAACATCGCCGATCTAATTGTGGTGTCAGTAAAGAAAGGCACTCCAGAAGTTAGAAAACAGAAGTTCCGTGCTGTAATAGTAAGACAGAAAATGCCATTTAGAAGGCCTGATGGTACATGGATATCATTTGAAGACAATGCTGTAGTTATAGTTAATCCAGATGGAACACCTAAAGGAACTGAAATTAGAGGACCAATAGCGAGAGAAGCTGCGGAACGTTGGCCTAAAGTAGCAAGCTTAGCTACAATGGTTGTGTGA
- the rplX gene encoding 50S ribosomal protein L24: protein MLSSKPAKQRKMLFNAPYHLRRKMLTAMVSDEIIKEYGIKRIEVKKGDSVKVMRGDNVGFEGKVAQVNTKSGRIAIEGLTRKKADGTPVYVWIHASKVMITKLDLSDNDRKSSIERKFKKVNK, encoded by the coding sequence ATGTTATCTTCTAAGCCAGCAAAACAGAGAAAAATGTTATTTAATGCTCCTTATCATTTAAGGAGAAAAATGCTTACTGCGATGGTTTCAGACGAAATTATCAAGGAGTATGGAATAAAGAGAATTGAGGTAAAGAAAGGCGATAGTGTAAAAGTTATGAGAGGAGATAATGTAGGATTTGAAGGTAAAGTAGCTCAAGTCAATACAAAATCTGGAAGAATAGCAATAGAAGGACTGACAAGGAAAAAAGCTGATGGGACGCCTGTTTATGTCTGGATTCATGCTTCTAAAGTTATGATAACTAAGTTAGATTTATCAGACAATGACAGGAAATCCTCAATAGAAAGGAAATTTAAAAAGGTGAATAAATAA
- a CDS encoding 30S ribosomal protein S4e, with the protein MPHVTRFEAPWFLRINKKEYKWTVRVNPGPHSLLKSVPLSLILRDYLNVAATLSEAKKVISEGKVYVDGIVRKDYRFPVGLMDIISVPSAGLYYVMLPDNSRYISPKQISETESKYKLIRVINKTIVKGGKLQLNLEDGRNILVNKEDSSKYPTLSTLKIEIPSQNIISVYPLVENMFGIIIGGKNTGLYGKIVKIQKAQYKSRKYSIVTIQKGNESYETNLLNTMVIGEENPEIKVE; encoded by the coding sequence ATGCCACATGTTACAAGGTTTGAAGCTCCTTGGTTTTTAAGGATAAACAAAAAAGAATATAAATGGACTGTTAGAGTAAATCCTGGTCCTCATTCGCTACTTAAGAGTGTACCTCTAAGTTTAATATTAAGAGACTATCTAAATGTTGCAGCAACTCTATCTGAAGCTAAGAAAGTAATATCTGAGGGTAAGGTTTATGTTGATGGAATTGTAAGGAAAGATTATAGATTTCCAGTAGGATTAATGGATATAATATCTGTGCCTAGCGCTGGTTTGTATTATGTTATGTTGCCCGATAATTCGAGGTATATTTCTCCTAAACAAATCAGTGAAACAGAGTCAAAATATAAGCTAATTAGAGTAATTAATAAGACAATAGTAAAAGGTGGTAAATTACAATTAAATTTGGAAGATGGTAGAAATATATTGGTAAATAAGGAGGATTCTTCTAAATATCCTACTTTAAGTACATTGAAGATTGAAATTCCTTCACAAAATATAATCTCCGTATATCCCCTAGTAGAGAATATGTTCGGAATAATAATAGGTGGAAAGAACACTGGATTATACGGTAAGATTGTTAAGATTCAGAAGGCACAATATAAATCTAGAAAGTATTCCATTGTAACAATACAGAAAGGTAACGAAAGTTATGAAACTAATTTATTGAATACAATGGTAATTGGCGAGGAAAATCCTGAAATAAAGGTTGAGTAA
- a CDS encoding 50S ribosomal protein L5 — MDQESVQVKKENPMKRIKIAKVTVNIGLGESGERLEKAYYLLEELTGVKPVYTRAKKSIKEFGVRKGQLIGVKATLRGQKGIDFLKRVLQAVGYKLKRDSFDDYGNVSFGIAEHVIIPGTKYDPEVGVFGMDIAITLERPGYRVARRKRKSARIPKRHRISKEEAIKFLTETLGIVVV; from the coding sequence ATGGATCAAGAATCCGTTCAAGTTAAAAAAGAAAATCCAATGAAAAGAATAAAAATAGCAAAGGTTACAGTAAATATTGGCTTAGGAGAATCTGGAGAAAGACTAGAGAAAGCATATTACTTATTGGAGGAGTTAACAGGAGTAAAGCCAGTTTATACTCGTGCTAAAAAGTCAATAAAGGAGTTTGGAGTTAGAAAAGGACAATTAATAGGTGTGAAAGCAACTCTAAGGGGTCAAAAAGGTATAGATTTCCTTAAGCGTGTTTTACAAGCTGTTGGATATAAGTTAAAGAGAGATAGTTTCGATGATTATGGTAATGTAAGTTTTGGCATAGCTGAACACGTTATTATTCCTGGAACTAAATACGATCCAGAAGTTGGAGTATTTGGAATGGATATAGCAATAACACTAGAGAGACCTGGATACAGAGTAGCTAGAAGGAAGAGGAAATCTGCTAGAATTCCTAAGAGGCATAGAATTTCTAAAGAAGAGGCGATAAAGTTTTTAACGGAAACACTAGGTATTGTGGTTGTTTGA
- a CDS encoding 30S ribosomal protein S14, which yields MGKYKPPTERKHGKGVQACRRCGSTDSVIQKYGIYLCRQCFREVAYELGFKKLR from the coding sequence ATGGGTAAGTACAAGCCTCCGACAGAAAGAAAACATGGTAAAGGAGTTCAAGCTTGTAGGCGTTGTGGGAGTACGGATTCTGTTATTCAAAAGTATGGAATTTACCTTTGTAGGCAATGCTTTAGAGAAGTTGCCTATGAATTAGGTTTTAAAAAGTTGAGGTGA
- a CDS encoding 30S ribosomal protein S8 yields the protein MTVINPLSNALVSIYNNEVRRNKQAVIMPSSKLVINVLRVMQKEGYVGEFEYIDDGRWGKVVVQLLGRVNKCGPITPRYSLNYRDMINLPQHIRTYLPSKEIGVVLVSTSKGVMTHKEAARQRLGGVALGYVY from the coding sequence ATGACGGTAATCAATCCTTTATCTAATGCTCTAGTCAGTATTTATAACAATGAGGTAAGAAGAAATAAACAAGCAGTAATAATGCCTTCATCCAAGCTAGTCATAAATGTTCTTAGAGTTATGCAAAAAGAAGGTTATGTAGGGGAATTTGAGTATATTGACGACGGAAGATGGGGTAAAGTTGTTGTTCAGTTACTAGGTAGAGTAAACAAGTGCGGTCCAATAACGCCTAGGTACTCATTAAATTATAGAGATATGATAAATTTACCGCAACATATAAGGACATATTTACCATCTAAAGAGATTGGTGTAGTTCTAGTTTCAACATCTAAGGGCGTTATGACGCATAAGGAAGCAGCTAGACAAAGATTAGGAGGAGTAGCCTTAGGTTATGTTTATTAG
- a CDS encoding 50S ribosomal protein L6 codes for MLQVAVKESLKIPDNISLTLENGKIIVKGPKGEVEKDISDIRGIEVRLENGELVVESTFANKKTKALVYTLLRHVKNMIIGVTKGYRYYLKIIFTHFPMSVKVVGSEVQITNLIGEKNIRRAQILPGVKVTIKGEDIIVEGIDLEKVAQTAANIERVSKISGFDRRVFGDGVYIYKKEVIE; via the coding sequence ATGTTGCAAGTTGCAGTAAAAGAATCATTAAAAATTCCAGATAATATCTCATTGACTTTAGAAAATGGTAAAATAATAGTTAAAGGACCTAAAGGAGAAGTAGAGAAAGATATCTCAGATATTAGGGGAATTGAAGTTAGATTAGAAAATGGAGAATTAGTAGTTGAATCTACGTTTGCAAATAAGAAGACCAAAGCGCTAGTATATACTTTACTTAGACATGTTAAAAATATGATTATTGGAGTTACTAAAGGCTATAGATATTATCTTAAGATAATATTCACGCATTTTCCAATGTCAGTAAAAGTTGTAGGTAGTGAAGTTCAGATAACTAACTTAATAGGTGAGAAGAATATTAGAAGGGCACAAATTTTGCCTGGAGTTAAAGTTACTATTAAAGGAGAAGATATAATTGTGGAAGGAATAGATCTAGAGAAAGTGGCACAAACTGCAGCCAATATAGAAAGAGTTAGCAAAATATCTGGATTCGATAGGCGTGTGTTTGGAGATGGCGTATATATTTATAAGAAAGAGGTGATTGAATAA